The genomic interval CGATCAATGCCCGCCGAACATCTTCATTGACGAAGAGGAAGCCGACGCGCATACGCCCCTGCAAGACGGCGCGCGCGCCCATTTCGTCTACCCTGTGGCGGGAGGGTAAGACCCAGTACGGCAAAGTTCACTTTGCCCATTTGACAAGCGCAATCTAAAGATTGCTGTACGGCAAAGTTTACTTTGCCCATGCGGCAAGCGTAATCTGAAGATTGCGGTACGGCAAAGTTCACTTTGCCCATTTGGCAGGCGCAATCTAAAGATTGCTGTACGGCAAAGTTTACTTTGCCCCATGTGGCAATCGCAATCTGAAGATTGCGGTACGGTACGAATATGAGGTAAATTTTGAATTACACATCTCCAATTGCCATCATCAACCTCTCGACGGGCGAGACCGAGATCACGACCACGCCCGATGAACTTCTGCGCGCCTATCTCGGCGGGCGCGGACTGAACATGGCATACCTGCGCCAGTATCTGCGCCAGCACGGCGACCCGCGCAGTGTGGATGCGCTCAGTCCGGAGAATCCGCTCATCATCGGCGCGGGGCTGATGACGGGGACCATCGCTCCCAACGCGGCGCGATTCAACGTCTCGGCGCGTTCGCCCGAAAGCGGCATTCTCGGCGATGCCAACTGCGGCGGATTCTTCGCGGCGGCGATGCGCAAGGCGGGCTTCGACCGCCTCATCATTTTGGGGCGCGCCGAGAAACCGTCCTACCTGTTGATCGAAGACGGGCAGATCAGCCTCCATGCGGCGGATGGGCTGTGGGGGTTGAACGCCATCGAGACGCAGGACCAACTCAAAGCGCGGCATGGAAGCGGGACCGTCTCGGCGGTGATCGGACCCTCGGGCGAGAATCAAGTCCGCATGGCGGCGATCATGACGGGTCAAAAAAACGCGGCGGGACGCGGCGGCATGGGCGCGGTGATGGGAAGCAAGAATCTCAAAGCCATCGTGGCGCGCGGCGGGACGGCGATCGAGGTGGCGCAAAAGGAGACGTTACGCGCGTTGCGACTCAAACAACAGGAAGAGTTGAAAAACTCGAAGGTGGTGCAGGTGTTGGGCAAGGTCGGCACGCCGCTGTTGTACGAAGTGAGCAACCGACTCGGCGCGATCCGCACGCGTAACTCGCAGGAGAATTTTTTCGAGGAAACGCTCAACGGCGAAGAGGTCGAAAAATTTTCCGACAAGATGCTGGCGTGCACGTCGTGCGTGGTGCATTGCCGTCACCGCAACACGCTCGGCGGCGAAGGACCCGAATACTCGACGCTCGTCCTGCTCGGCGCGAACATCGGCATTGCGCCCACCGATCAGGTCATCCAGTTGAACAACCTGGTCAACGACCTCGGCTTGGACGCTTCTTCGACTGGCACGATCATCGGCTGGGCGATGGAACTGTACCAGCGCGGGCTGATCGACGACTCGCTGACAGGCAAGCCGTTGGTCTGGGGCGATTACGAAACCGTCTATGCGTTGATCGAAGATATCGCGCATCGGCGCGGGTTCGGCGATATTCTCGCTGAAAGCACGCAGGCGGCGCGTTACTTCCCGCAAGAGGCGCTCGATTATTTGATCGCCGTCAAAAACCTGCCGCAGTCTGACCCGCACGACGTGAGGTATTTCAAAGGCTTCGCGCTCGGCATCGCCGTCGCCAGCCGCGGCGCCGACCACCTCCGCAACCGTCCCACGCTGGAGGTTTTCAAACTTCCCGACGAAGCGCGCGCGAACGTCTATGGGCGCGTCAACGACCCCGACCCGACGGGCTACAAAGACAAGGGACTCATCGTGGCGTACGGCGACGACATCTACGCCATCGCGGATTGCCTCGGCGTGTGCCGCTTCGTCACGCGCGGATTCAACAGCCCGCATCTGCTGGGCTATCAGGAATTTTGCGACTCGGTCGCCGCCGCGACAGGGCTGGAATACACTCCCGCCTCTCTCCGCGACGTGGGGCGGCGCACGCTCGACACGGAGCGACTCATCAACGCGGGCTTCGGCTTGACCCGCGCCGACGACACCCTGCCCAAGCGCTACTTCGACGACCCCATGCCCGCGCGCAAAACGAAAGGTCACCACGTGGACAGGGAGCAATTCCAAAAGATGCTCGATGATTATTATTCCGAACGCGGCTGGGACGCGGATGGGCGAGTCTCTGCCGAGAGGATCGAGGAAATAGACGGTCTGATTTTTGGAAGGATGAAAGATAAATTATGAAGGATGAATTATGAATGATGAAGAGTCCAGGCGTTTTGCGTTTTCTTTCATCCTTCCGATTTCTCTCTACCGTACATTTGCACCGCTAAGAACGCAAAGAAAACCTTTTTAACTTGGCGACCTTAGCGTGCTTTGCGGTAAAAAATCTTTCCTGTACGATAGAAAATCCGATTTTATTCTTTTCACGGAAAGAGAATCTTATACGAGGTAGAAACGAGGTAGATAAGTATGGCACATACTCTTGCGGAAAAAATCCTGGCTGAAAAATGCGACCAGAAGGAACTCTACCCTGGGCAGTTCATCAACGCCCGCGTGGATCTGGTGATGGCGTCCGAACTTTCGGGCGTGCTTGCCATTGAAGAGTTCGAGAAGATCAAAGGCGCGCGCGTCTGGGACCCGCAGAAGGTGGTCTTCATCATGGATCACTTCACGCCCGCCAAAGACATCAAATCGGCGGAGATCGTCAAGCAATGCCGCGAGTTTGCGAACGCGCACGGCATCCGCTTTTACGATGTGGGGCGGGCGGGCATCCAGCACATCCTTTTGCCCGAGCAGGGCATGATCGTCCCTGGCGACCTGATCGCGGGCGCCGACTCACATACCTGCACGCACGGATTCATTGGCGCGTTCGGCACGGGCATCGGCTCGACCGACGCGGCGGTGGCGATGGCGCTGGGCGAGTTGTGGATGAAAGTGCCAGAGAGCCTCAAGTTCGTCTATCACGGCAAGCCGCAGAAGTGGGTGCGCGGCAAGGACTTGATCCTGCACACCATCGCGCGCATCGGCGTGGAAGGCGCGCGGTATCAGGCGATGGAGTTCGCGGGCGAGGCGCTGGAACATCTCGATATGAGCGACCGCTTCTCGATGGCGAACATGGCGATCGAAGCGGGCGCGAAGGCGGGCTTGTTCGCGGCGGATGAAATGACCCGTTCGTTCATCCGCGCGCGCGGGCGCGAGGACGGCTTGTACCTGCAAAGCGACCCCGACGCGCAATACGCGCAGGTCTATGAATTCGACGTGTCGGAGTTCGAGCCGTTCGTGGCTGTGCCGTTCATCCCTGAAAACGTCAAACCTGTTTCGCAACTCAACGAAGTGGAGATCGACCAGGCGGTGATCGGCATGTGCACCAACGGCAACCTCGAAGACTTGCGCGCCGCGGCGGAGATCCTCAAGGGGCATCAGATCCATCCGCGCGTGCGGGCGGTCATCATCCCTGGCTCGCAGAAGGTCTATCTCGACGCCCTGCGCGAAGGGTTGATCGAAATCTTCATCTCCGCCAATTGCTCGGTCAGCACGCCCACGTGCGGACCGTGCCTCGGCGGTCACATGGGCGTGCTGGCGGCGGGCGAGAAGTGCATCTCCACCAGCAACCGCAACTTCCGCGGGCGCATGGGTCACACCTCCAGCGAGCTGTATCTCGCCAACCCCTACGTCGCCGCCGCCTCCGCCATTGCGGGGAGGATCATCTCTCCGAAAGATTTATAAACACGAAGGACACGAAGTACACAAAATTGGTTTGAGTGACGGTTTCGGTTTTTTGTTTTAGATCATCACGCGCGGTGGTCTAAAAGAAGGCATCTCGTTGAGCGAGCTTTAAACCTTCGTGATCTTTGTGCCCTTCGTGGCTAATTCTTTTTTGAGAATCAGGAAATAAACTTATGACATACGAAACATTTCACGACACAACCATCGGCGAATTGCTCAGCGTGCAGGCGGCGCGATTCCCCAACCAGACTTTCCTTCGCCTCGGCGAGGAACGCTGGTCTTACGCGGAGACGGAACTGCAAGCCGCCTCGCTCGCGGCGGGACTGCGCGGGCTGGGTCTGCAACCCGGCGACCGCCTCGCTGTGATCCTGCCCAACACGCCTGAGTACGTCGTCACGGTCTTTGCCGCCGCCAAAGCGGGACTCGTCCTTGTGCCGATCAACGTCCGCCGCGACAAGGCGGATGCGCTGGCGCGATTCGCAAAGACGAAGCCGCGCGCGCTGGTCGCGTTTTCAGAGGCGAAACAGTTCGACGGCGTGGACCATCTCGAAATCGCGCTGGAGATGCGGGGTCAAATCCCAGAGTTGGAGTTTATCGTCTCCGTCTCCAGTTCCAAATCAAATAAAAAGAAGGATGTTATCGCGTGGGAGAGTTTGCTCAAAGACACGGCGGCGCTCCCGCCTGCCTCCGCCAAACCGCGCGACGCGGCGGCGATCATCCACTCGCTGGGAAGCACGGGCGAGCCGCGCGGCGCGACGTTGACGCACGGCGGCATGGTCCGCAACGCGGCAGAGATGGCAGAGCGGATGAATTGCTCGGCTCAGGATGTGTTCCTCGGCGCGGTTCCGCTCTCGAACACGTTCGGCTTCACGGCGGTCATGCTTGCCTGCGCGGTGGCGGGAGCGCAGTTGGTCTGCCTGCCGCATTATCGTCCGAGTGAGGCGCTGAGGCTGGTGAAGGAAACGGGAGTGACGATTCTTTCGGGCGTGCCGACGATGTTCGCGCTGGAATTGAATCACAAAGACTTCGACCCTTCAGCCTGCGCCACGCTTCGCGCGGGAATTATGGCTGGCGCGCCCTGCCCGCCCGAACTCGTCCGCCGCGCGCGCGAAGAGATGGGATTCAAATTGCTCATCGGCTACGGGTTGACCGAAGCCTCGCCCGCCATCACCATGACCCAACTCGACGACGGTCCCATCACCGCGACGGAAACGGTCGGCGTTGCGATGGACGGCGTGGAAATTAAAGTGATCGGCGCAAACGGCGAGACTCTCGCAAACGGCGAAGAGGGCGAGTTGTGCGCGCGCGGCTATAACGTGATGACAGGCTATTGGGGCGACGCGACAGCCACCGCGCAAGTGTTGGATGCGGACGGCTGGCTTCACACGGGCGACCTCGCCGTGATGGACGCGGACGGGCCCGTGAAGATCGTCGGGCGCAAGGACGAAGTGATCATGCGCGGCGGGTTCAAAATTTACCCAGGCGCGGTTGAAATGGTTTTGCGTTCCTGCCCAGGCGTGAAGGATGCGGCGGTGGTCGGCGCGCCCGATCTCATCTATGGCGAGTTGACGTGCGCCTGCATTGTGCTTCAAGACGACGCGAAACTTTCGGCGCGAAATGTGTTGGAATTCGCCGAGTCGCGTTTGCCCGATTACGCCCGCCCCGACCGCATTCTCTTCTTCGAGACGCTCCCGCGCATGACCGACGGCGCGGCGCAAAAAGAATACCTGCGCGAGCGCGTGCGCATTCACGGTCACAGTTGGAAGTTCGGCAAGAACGTGGATACCGACGCGATCATCCCCGCCCGTCACTGCAACACCGCCGACCCGCGCGAGCTCGCCCTGCATTGCATGGAAGACGCCGACGCGGACTTCGTCAAAAAGATGAAGCGCGGAGATGT from Candidatus Defluviilinea gracilis carries:
- a CDS encoding aldehyde ferredoxin oxidoreductase family protein — its product is MAIINLSTGETEITTTPDELLRAYLGGRGLNMAYLRQYLRQHGDPRSVDALSPENPLIIGAGLMTGTIAPNAARFNVSARSPESGILGDANCGGFFAAAMRKAGFDRLIILGRAEKPSYLLIEDGQISLHAADGLWGLNAIETQDQLKARHGSGTVSAVIGPSGENQVRMAAIMTGQKNAAGRGGMGAVMGSKNLKAIVARGGTAIEVAQKETLRALRLKQQEELKNSKVVQVLGKVGTPLLYEVSNRLGAIRTRNSQENFFEETLNGEEVEKFSDKMLACTSCVVHCRHRNTLGGEGPEYSTLVLLGANIGIAPTDQVIQLNNLVNDLGLDASSTGTIIGWAMELYQRGLIDDSLTGKPLVWGDYETVYALIEDIAHRRGFGDILAESTQAARYFPQEALDYLIAVKNLPQSDPHDVRYFKGFALGIAVASRGADHLRNRPTLEVFKLPDEARANVYGRVNDPDPTGYKDKGLIVAYGDDIYAIADCLGVCRFVTRGFNSPHLLGYQEFCDSVAAATGLEYTPASLRDVGRRTLDTERLINAGFGLTRADDTLPKRYFDDPMPARKTKGHHVDREQFQKMLDDYYSERGWDADGRVSAERIEEIDGLIFGRMKDKL
- a CDS encoding AMP-binding protein produces the protein MTYETFHDTTIGELLSVQAARFPNQTFLRLGEERWSYAETELQAASLAAGLRGLGLQPGDRLAVILPNTPEYVVTVFAAAKAGLVLVPINVRRDKADALARFAKTKPRALVAFSEAKQFDGVDHLEIALEMRGQIPELEFIVSVSSSKSNKKKDVIAWESLLKDTAALPPASAKPRDAAAIIHSLGSTGEPRGATLTHGGMVRNAAEMAERMNCSAQDVFLGAVPLSNTFGFTAVMLACAVAGAQLVCLPHYRPSEALRLVKETGVTILSGVPTMFALELNHKDFDPSACATLRAGIMAGAPCPPELVRRAREEMGFKLLIGYGLTEASPAITMTQLDDGPITATETVGVAMDGVEIKVIGANGETLANGEEGELCARGYNVMTGYWGDATATAQVLDADGWLHTGDLAVMDADGPVKIVGRKDEVIMRGGFKIYPGAVEMVLRSCPGVKDAAVVGAPDLIYGELTCACIVLQDDAKLSARNVLEFAESRLPDYARPDRILFFETLPRMTDGAAQKEYLRERVRIHGHSWKFGKNVDTDAIIPARHCNTADPRELALHCMEDADADFVKKMKRGDVIVADSNFGCGSSREVAPLTIKAAGVSAVIAKSFARIFFRNAINIGLPILECPQAVDGIKEGDEIEVEPAAGVIRNLTTGKQYQAAPFPEFLRRIIDVGGLLAYAEERLAERSL
- the leuC gene encoding 3-isopropylmalate dehydratase large subunit yields the protein MAHTLAEKILAEKCDQKELYPGQFINARVDLVMASELSGVLAIEEFEKIKGARVWDPQKVVFIMDHFTPAKDIKSAEIVKQCREFANAHGIRFYDVGRAGIQHILLPEQGMIVPGDLIAGADSHTCTHGFIGAFGTGIGSTDAAVAMALGELWMKVPESLKFVYHGKPQKWVRGKDLILHTIARIGVEGARYQAMEFAGEALEHLDMSDRFSMANMAIEAGAKAGLFAADEMTRSFIRARGREDGLYLQSDPDAQYAQVYEFDVSEFEPFVAVPFIPENVKPVSQLNEVEIDQAVIGMCTNGNLEDLRAAAEILKGHQIHPRVRAVIIPGSQKVYLDALREGLIEIFISANCSVSTPTCGPCLGGHMGVLAAGEKCISTSNRNFRGRMGHTSSELYLANPYVAAASAIAGRIISPKDL